The following proteins are co-located in the Acidobacteriota bacterium genome:
- a CDS encoding PAS domain S-box protein, whose amino-acid sequence MNDRSKRLPLPVDALRTLLEKLSEGVLHVDNDDRILYANPAICRMLGYEEHELVGRIGIQTIIHPEDRSLILEKNLSRTRERSDEYEVRMLSRAGEVVWVEINGYPVRDGRGRVIGSVGVIHDISERRQARDALLLSQQRQFLILKTLPVCFYTVRPTPDLPTTWVSEQVEALTGYPPSAFTSSSTFWTRNLHPEDRDHALKAYEAIFRTGKVNLEYRWKCADGTYRWFLDTGVLSESDRGVAKELIGFWLDITARKQAEETLRQESAFRQSVIARAVEGLCVCHPVVTSPFVNFTVWNDRMTEITGYTAEEINRLGWYQALYPDPEVRARAEDRMARMRLGEDLQNEEWVIAHKDGSRRTITISTSLLNGKDNDFHVLAMIQDVTGRKRAEAERIDMERQLLYTQKLESLGILAGGIAHDFNNLLTAILGNMDYALLTIPAGTKARGSIEAAMKASQRAADLTRQMLTFSGHGHFQIGDTDLNRLVEENTHLLRASIAKAVTLDHRPARELPPIRADVGQVQQVLMNLVVNASEAIGERPGNITLTTGARLFTPPELEGSRTSAKPPAGPFVFMEVKDNGCGMDAPTLSRLFEPFFTTRFQGRGLGMSAVLGIVQAHSGAIFVDSAPGRGTTVCVAFPALEAESPATPGAARAIEPASDPVFAGTILLVDDEEIVRDCCAQSLRHLGFTVLEAVDGLEAVEIFRGHAEEIACVLLDLTMPRMNGAAAFQEMRRIKPAVKVLLSSGYDERTASRKFREKDLAGFIQKPYHIQELQEKLWKVLNRRDAPEAE is encoded by the coding sequence ATGAACGACCGTTCGAAAAGGCTCCCCTTGCCCGTGGATGCGTTGCGGACCCTCCTGGAGAAGCTCTCGGAGGGGGTCTTGCACGTCGACAACGACGACCGCATCCTCTACGCCAACCCCGCCATCTGCCGGATGCTGGGGTACGAGGAACACGAACTCGTCGGGCGCATCGGGATCCAGACCATCATCCACCCCGAGGACCGGTCCCTGATCCTCGAGAAGAACCTCTCCCGAACGCGGGAACGCTCCGACGAGTACGAAGTCCGGATGTTGAGCCGGGCCGGCGAGGTCGTCTGGGTCGAGATCAACGGGTACCCCGTACGGGACGGCCGGGGCCGCGTCATCGGCTCCGTGGGCGTCATCCACGACATCAGCGAGCGCCGGCAGGCCCGGGACGCCCTCCTGCTCAGCCAGCAGCGCCAGTTCCTGATCCTGAAGACCCTCCCGGTGTGCTTCTACACCGTCCGGCCCACCCCCGACCTCCCCACCACCTGGGTCAGCGAGCAGGTGGAGGCGCTGACCGGCTACCCGCCGTCCGCCTTCACAAGCTCCTCCACCTTCTGGACCCGCAACCTGCACCCGGAGGACCGCGACCACGCGCTGAAGGCGTACGAGGCCATCTTCCGGACCGGCAAGGTCAACCTCGAGTACCGGTGGAAGTGCGCCGACGGGACGTACCGGTGGTTCTTGGACACCGGGGTCCTCTCCGAGAGCGACCGGGGCGTTGCAAAGGAACTGATCGGCTTCTGGCTCGACATCACCGCGCGGAAACAGGCGGAGGAAACCCTGCGGCAGGAGAGCGCCTTCCGCCAGTCCGTCATCGCCCGGGCCGTCGAGGGCCTCTGCGTCTGCCACCCGGTCGTCACCTCCCCCTTCGTGAACTTCACCGTCTGGAACGACCGCATGACGGAGATCACCGGCTACACCGCCGAGGAGATCAACCGGTTGGGCTGGTACCAGGCCCTCTACCCCGACCCCGAGGTCCGGGCCCGCGCCGAGGACCGGATGGCCCGCATGCGGCTCGGCGAGGACCTCCAGAACGAGGAGTGGGTCATCGCCCACAAGGACGGTTCCCGGCGGACGATCACCATCTCCACCTCCCTGCTCAACGGCAAGGACAACGACTTCCACGTCCTCGCCATGATCCAGGACGTCACGGGGCGGAAACGGGCGGAGGCGGAACGGATCGACATGGAACGTCAGTTGCTTTACACCCAGAAGCTGGAGAGCCTCGGCATCCTCGCCGGCGGGATCGCCCACGACTTCAACAACCTGCTCACCGCCATCCTGGGCAACATGGACTACGCCCTGCTCACGATCCCCGCCGGGACCAAGGCCCGGGGCAGCATCGAGGCGGCCATGAAGGCCTCCCAGCGCGCCGCCGACCTGACGCGGCAGATGCTGACCTTTTCCGGGCACGGCCACTTCCAGATCGGGGACACCGACCTGAACCGGTTGGTGGAGGAGAACACCCACCTGCTCCGGGCCTCCATCGCCAAGGCGGTGACCCTCGACCACCGCCCGGCGAGGGAACTTCCCCCGATCCGGGCGGATGTCGGCCAGGTCCAGCAGGTGCTGATGAACCTCGTGGTCAACGCCTCCGAGGCCATCGGCGAACGGCCCGGCAACATCACGCTGACCACCGGCGCCCGCCTTTTCACCCCCCCGGAACTCGAGGGCAGCCGGACGTCGGCGAAGCCCCCCGCGGGCCCGTTCGTGTTCATGGAAGTGAAGGACAACGGCTGCGGGATGGACGCGCCGACCCTCTCCCGCCTCTTCGAGCCTTTCTTCACTACCCGGTTCCAGGGTCGCGGCCTGGGGATGTCGGCGGTCCTGGGGATCGTCCAGGCCCACAGCGGGGCCATCTTCGTCGACAGTGCCCCGGGGAGGGGAACCACCGTGTGCGTGGCGTTCCCCGCACTGGAGGCGGAATCCCCGGCGACCCCCGGGGCCGCCCGGGCGATCGAGCCGGCCTCGGACCCGGTCTTCGCCGGGACCATCCTCCTGGTGGACGACGAGGAGATCGTCCGGGACTGCTGCGCCCAGTCGCTGCGGCACCTCGGCTTCACGGTCCTGGAAGCCGTGGACGGGCTGGAGGCGGTGGAGATCTTCCGCGGGCACGCGGAGGAGATCGCCTGCGTCCTCCTCGACCTCACCATGCCCCGGATGAACGGGGCGGCGGCCTTCCAGGAGATGCGGCGGATCAAGCCCGCCGTGAAGGTCCTGCTCTCCAGCGGCTACGACGAGCGCACCGCCTCGCGGAAGTTCAGGGAAAAGGACCTGGCCGGCTTCATCCAGAAACCCTACCACATCCAGGAACTCCAGGAGAAACTCTGGAAAGTGCTCAACCGCCGCGACGCGCCGGAAGCGGAGTGA